A single genomic interval of Helianthus annuus cultivar XRQ/B chromosome 6, HanXRQr2.0-SUNRISE, whole genome shotgun sequence harbors:
- the LOC110865228 gene encoding berberine bridge enzyme-like 8, which produces MMKSGLNCSVFLLVLSLTFCVSFGALSSIFDVSPTSEDFITCLESNSNNATTISKLIFTPVNSSYLPVWQAAADPIRFDNPCTRKPSVIVTPTTETQIQAALFCAKKQGYEMRIRDGGHDFEGLSYTANVPFVMLDLVNMRAIDVNVANRTAWVQGGAVLGELYYTISQLTDTLYFPAGIWAGVGVSGFLSGGGYGNLLRKYGLGADNVLDVRFMDVNGNILDRKSMGEDLFWAIRGGGASSFGIVLSWKLRLVPVPERVTLFTVNITLEQGATDIFHKYQYVLPKFDRDLLIRVQINSENIGNTTKKTVRLLFDGLYQGNIDTLLPLLNQSFPELNVTREVCKEVRMVQTTLQFGGFTTSTPPEVLANRSAIPKLSYKGKSDYVRTPIPKSGLRKIWRKILQNDKSETLFMYTFGGKMEEYSETAIPYPHRAGVLYQVFRRVDFIDQPSDKTAISRRRLAWIRSFDKTLEPYVSKNPREAYSNYNDLDLGVGSATYEEASVWGERYWKRENFKKLIRIKAKVDPKNFFRHPQSIPVFSTPFSDM; this is translated from the coding sequence ATGATGAAATCTGGACTAAATTGTTCGGTGTTCCTCTTGGTTCTTTCTCTAACCTTTTGTGTTTCATTTGGAGCATTGTCCTCCATCTTCGATGTTTCTCCAACTTCTGAAGATTTCATAACCTGTCTCGAATCCAACTCCAACAATGCCACCACCATCTCTAAACTCATTTTCACCCCGGTTAACTCTTCTTACTTACCGGTTTGGCAAGCTGCTGCTGACCCTATTCGGTTCGACAACCCCTGCACTCGTAAACCATCAGTCATCGTTACTCCCACCACCGAAACGCAAATCCAAGCTGCTCTTTTCTGTGCCAAGAAACAGGGGTACGAGATGCGGATCCGGGACGGGGGGCATGACTTTGAGGGCCTCTCATACACTGCGAATGTTCCATTTGTAATGCTTGATCTCGTCAACATGAGGGCTATAGACGTCAACGTTGCAAACAGGACCGCATGGGTCCAGGGTGGCGCTGTGCTTGGTGAACTCTATTACACTATTTCTCAGTTAACCGACACCTTGTATTTTCCGGCTGGTATTTGGGCGGGCGTGGGCGTTAGCGGGTTCTTGAGTGGTGGTGGATATGGAAACCTGTTAAGGAAATACGGGCTCGGTGCCGATAATGTTTTGGATGTTCGTTTCATGGATGTTAATGGAAATATTCTTGATAGGAAATCGATGGGCGAAGATTTGTTTTGGGCGATTCGTGGCGGTGGTGCCTCCAGTTTCGGAATAGTTCTTTCGTGGAAGCTGAGGTTGGTTCCTGTCCCGGAAAGAGTTACTCTTTTCACGGTGAATATAACTCTGGAGCAAGGTGCTACGGATATTTTCCATAAATATCAATACGTGTTACCAAAATTTGATCGTGATTTACTCATCAGAGTTCAAATTAACAGTGAAAATATAGGCAACACGACCAAGAAAACCGTAAGACTATTGTTTGACGGTCTTTATCAGGGCAATATTGACACGCTGCTTCCGTTGTTGAACCAAAGTTTTCCCGAGCTCAATGTGACACGAGAAGTTTGTAAAGAAGTACGAATGGTCCAGACCACCCTTCAATTTGGAGGCTTTACCACCTCCACCCCGCCCGAGGTTCTTGCGAACCGATCAGCCATCCCCAAGCTGAGCTACAAAGGCAAATCAGACTATGTCCGGACTCCAATTCCCAAAAGCGGGCTCAGAAAGATATGGAGAAAGATTTTACAAAATGACAAGTCAGAGACTCTGTTCATGTACACGTTTGGGGGAAAGATGGAGGAGTACTCGGAAACAGCAATCCCGTATCCTCATAGAGCTGGAGTGTTGTACCAGGTTTTCAGGAGGGTGGACTTTATAGATCAGCCTTCGGACAAGACCGCGATATCGCGCAGACGGTTAGCTTGGATCCGAAGTTTTGATAAGACTTTGGAACCGTATGTATCCAAGAATCCGAGGGAGGCTTATTCGAATTACAATGATCTTGATTTGGGCGTTGGAAGTGCTACATATGAAGAAGCAAGTGTTTGGGGAGAGAGGTACTGGAAAAGAGAGAATTTTAAGAAGTTGATTCGAATCAAGGCTAAAGTTGATCCAAAGAATTTCTTTAGACACCCACAAAGTATACCAGTGTTCTCAACACCTTTTTCAGATATGTGA